A genomic window from Exiguobacterium acetylicum DSM 20416 includes:
- a CDS encoding DHA2 family efflux MFS transporter permease subunit encodes MSTTFLFGYSAFTILIIIGVNWIARRSRPSDMALATDGPTLEESLETEPTMTVTPPVATPSKQVSTENVSIPKVLTVLLIGMFIAILNQTLINVALPVLINDFNVSTSTAQWLTTGFMLVNGILIPISAFLMRSYTFRQLFLASMTLFFFGSIICSMAMNFPVMMIGRVVQAAGAGILMPLGSNVFMTLFPPHKRGAAMGMLGIAMILAPAVGPTITGYVIQNYDWHVMFYAMSFFGLVTLLLGAAWFRLTQPLSKPSFDALGVLFSTIGFGSLLYGFSEAGNDGWDSPIVISTIVIGLIGIAAFAMRELSMEDPMLNIRVLKVPEFSFTLFINVIVTMALFGGMLLLPIYLQSIRGFSPVDSGLLLLPGSLIMGITGPIAGRLFDRFGIRPLAIFGLTLMTYGTWELTQLNMDTSYYSIMGIYMLRSFGMAFIMMPIMTAGMNALPMKMIPHGNATQNTLRQVAGSIGTAILVTVMTRQTTAHLADDANQFTTLDPTLSQHLNDLGQQLGSSQAASTSWFTMLTKQATIQGITDAFWIATVLSALALILSFFLHGKKEPNLD; translated from the coding sequence ATGTCTACTACCTTCTTGTTCGGATACAGTGCGTTCACGATTCTGATCATCATCGGCGTCAACTGGATTGCCCGTCGAAGTCGCCCATCCGACATGGCACTGGCGACTGACGGACCAACACTTGAGGAATCCCTCGAGACGGAACCGACGATGACCGTGACACCACCAGTCGCAACACCTTCAAAACAGGTATCGACTGAAAACGTCAGTATTCCGAAAGTACTGACGGTCTTACTAATCGGTATGTTCATTGCTATTTTGAACCAAACGTTGATTAATGTCGCGTTACCGGTTCTAATCAATGATTTCAACGTATCGACTTCCACTGCCCAGTGGTTGACGACAGGCTTCATGCTCGTCAACGGGATTTTGATTCCGATCAGTGCCTTTTTGATGCGAAGCTATACGTTCCGCCAGCTGTTCCTCGCTTCGATGACGCTCTTTTTCTTCGGATCCATCATTTGTTCGATGGCAATGAACTTCCCGGTCATGATGATCGGTCGTGTCGTTCAGGCAGCGGGGGCTGGTATTTTGATGCCACTCGGATCAAACGTCTTCATGACGTTGTTCCCACCGCATAAGCGCGGAGCTGCCATGGGGATGCTTGGAATCGCGATGATTCTCGCTCCTGCTGTCGGACCTACGATCACGGGATATGTCATCCAAAACTATGATTGGCACGTCATGTTTTACGCGATGTCGTTCTTTGGATTAGTGACATTGTTACTTGGTGCTGCCTGGTTCCGACTGACACAGCCCCTCTCGAAACCTTCTTTTGATGCACTGGGCGTCTTATTCAGTACGATCGGATTCGGGAGTCTCCTTTACGGATTCAGTGAAGCCGGGAATGACGGCTGGGATAGCCCGATCGTCATCAGCACGATCGTCATCGGCTTAATTGGAATTGCCGCTTTTGCGATGCGTGAGCTGTCGATGGAAGATCCGATGTTGAATATTCGCGTGTTAAAGGTACCGGAATTTTCGTTCACCCTCTTCATCAACGTCATCGTCACGATGGCTTTGTTCGGCGGGATGTTACTTTTGCCGATTTACCTTCAAAGCATTCGCGGTTTTTCACCGGTCGACTCCGGTCTGCTCCTCTTACCCGGATCACTGATCATGGGAATCACCGGACCGATTGCCGGTCGGTTATTTGACCGTTTCGGTATTCGTCCACTTGCCATCTTCGGTTTGACGTTAATGACCTACGGAACATGGGAACTGACGCAATTGAACATGGATACGTCGTATTACTCCATCATGGGGATCTACATGCTTCGGTCATTCGGTATGGCGTTCATCATGATGCCGATCATGACTGCCGGTATGAATGCCTTACCGATGAAGATGATCCCACACGGAAACGCGACGCAAAACACACTCCGTCAAGTCGCTGGATCTATCGGAACCGCGATTCTCGTCACCGTCATGACCCGTCAAACGACGGCTCATTTGGCAGACGACGCGAATCAGTTCACGACGCTCGACCCAACGCTTTCGCAACATTTAAACGATCTTGGACAACAGCTGGGTAGCTCACAAGCCGCTTCGACGAGTTGGTTTACGATGCTGACGAAACAAGCAACAATCCAAGGGATCACCGATGCGTTCTGGATTGCGACCGTCTTATCTGCGCTTGCACTGATTCTGTCCTTCTTCTTGCACGGAAAAAAAGAACCGAATCTAGATTGA
- a CDS encoding HlyD family secretion protein, producing the protein MSMKKLLIINIVTLIVLIGGGVVGYYYYDQATSYVKTDNAKIDGKMITIASPSAGKLTDWSAKTGESLDSGATLGHIMTAQAGQKPTDLSVSMPAKVTIVQSMATKNGFVAAGTPLAYGFDLNDLWVTANIEETEIDEIKVGQTVDVYVDSYPDTTLSGEVEQIGMTTASTFSMMPSSNGNANYTKVAQVIPVKVSLSQEKSLDIRPGMNVTVRIHKD; encoded by the coding sequence ATGAGTATGAAAAAACTATTAATCATCAATATCGTGACACTCATCGTTTTGATTGGTGGTGGTGTTGTCGGATACTACTATTACGATCAAGCAACGAGCTATGTCAAAACAGACAATGCAAAAATCGATGGCAAAATGATAACGATTGCGAGTCCAAGCGCCGGTAAATTAACAGACTGGTCGGCAAAAACAGGCGAATCGCTCGACAGCGGTGCAACACTTGGTCACATCATGACTGCACAAGCTGGACAAAAACCGACAGATCTTTCTGTTTCGATGCCTGCGAAAGTAACAATCGTTCAGTCGATGGCGACAAAGAATGGCTTCGTCGCAGCAGGTACACCACTTGCTTACGGATTTGACTTAAACGACCTTTGGGTCACAGCGAACATCGAAGAAACAGAAATCGATGAAATCAAAGTCGGACAAACAGTAGATGTCTATGTCGACAGCTACCCGGACACGACACTTTCTGGTGAAGTCGAGCAAATCGGGATGACGACGGCTTCTACGTTCTCAATGATGCCTTCTTCAAACGGAAACGCGAACTACACGAAAGTCGCACAAGTCATTCCCGTTAAAGTATCACTCTCGCAAGAAAAATCACTCGACATTCGACCTGGTATGAATGTGACCGTCCGCATTCATAAGGATTAA
- a CDS encoding TetR/AcrR family transcriptional regulator, with the protein MNESRDPRPKRSRDRITMVLFRLLKTHSFSSITVKMLTDGAGVNRSTFYAHYTDKYDLLDQIVEEQMKALEQAIRITGTGTAFPTVEQVSRYFARLFIHIEENELFYQTMLVQGPIKTFISRFLDTLKENYRLMFRPQITEEATFVDRDLLLNYVIGGQLGLLISWLRNGRPYSSEYMAEQLSRMIVFGTVESIGFPKEPE; encoded by the coding sequence ATGAATGAGAGCCGTGATCCTCGACCAAAACGGTCACGTGACCGTATTACAATGGTATTATTTCGTTTACTGAAGACGCACAGCTTCTCAAGTATTACGGTCAAAATGTTGACGGATGGAGCCGGTGTGAACCGTTCGACCTTCTACGCACACTATACGGATAAGTATGATTTGCTTGACCAAATCGTTGAGGAGCAAATGAAGGCACTTGAACAAGCGATTCGGATCACCGGTACAGGAACTGCCTTTCCGACAGTCGAGCAGGTGAGTCGCTATTTTGCTCGGTTGTTCATTCATATCGAAGAAAATGAATTATTCTATCAGACGATGCTTGTTCAAGGACCGATCAAAACGTTCATCTCGCGCTTTCTCGATACGTTGAAAGAGAATTACCGACTAATGTTTCGACCGCAAATCACAGAAGAAGCTACGTTCGTCGATCGGGACTTATTATTAAACTATGTCATTGGTGGACAGTTGGGATTGTTGATTTCTTGGTTACGAAACGGTCGACCGTATTCATCAGAGTATATGGCAGAACAATTAAGTCGGATGATCGTCTTTGGAACAGTAGAAAGCATCGGTTTTCCTAAAGAGCCGGAATGA
- a CDS encoding diguanylate cyclase translates to MNQFIINFCLLFTTITLLFLPFRNQPRISLNSKWSIRLILGAICGLIAVLLMFNGIQIDVARVDLRIVPVAIAMLFGGFPSAIVAGAMIIGTRYFLTPVDQMEGFYLSTLIIVLFITTIGIIRRFVHVSMRHFQLMVLVGILYSLPAIYILTHSWSTFFKISIAYVFFNLLAGFVAFRLLTELRRHFENIQYQQKLAMTDALTGLANRRRLDDSLSLVGSTDQGYSLVLIDIDFFKHVNDTYGHDAGDDVLRQLGMTLASLTRPDDLVGRYGGEEFLIILPSTSAKEAQKIAELARLTVARNLFPTADVPDLQITISLGIAHSSGSHTSLEALQQADKALYYSKESGRNRSTIYTKELAFRQA, encoded by the coding sequence ATGAATCAATTCATCATTAACTTTTGTCTACTGTTTACAACGATTACTCTCTTGTTCTTACCGTTTCGAAATCAACCGCGTATTTCATTGAACTCCAAATGGAGCATTCGACTTATACTCGGAGCGATCTGTGGTCTGATTGCGGTTTTATTGATGTTCAATGGGATCCAAATCGATGTCGCCCGTGTTGATTTACGTATCGTTCCCGTCGCGATCGCCATGCTGTTCGGTGGTTTTCCAAGCGCCATCGTTGCGGGTGCGATGATCATTGGGACACGTTACTTTTTAACACCAGTTGATCAAATGGAAGGTTTTTATTTATCTACGCTGATCATCGTCTTGTTCATCACGACAATCGGAATCATTCGTCGATTCGTCCATGTCTCGATGCGTCATTTTCAGCTTATGGTGTTGGTCGGTATTCTCTATTCGTTACCCGCCATCTACATCCTGACGCACAGCTGGTCGACATTCTTTAAAATCTCGATTGCGTACGTCTTCTTTAATTTATTAGCTGGCTTTGTCGCTTTTCGATTGCTAACGGAATTACGCCGTCACTTCGAAAACATCCAGTATCAGCAGAAACTCGCCATGACGGATGCATTGACAGGGCTCGCCAATCGTCGTCGTCTTGATGACTCCCTTTCGCTTGTCGGTTCGACCGACCAAGGCTATTCGCTTGTACTCATCGATATCGATTTCTTCAAGCATGTCAATGATACATATGGTCATGATGCGGGCGATGATGTGTTACGCCAACTCGGCATGACTCTTGCTTCCTTGACGCGTCCAGACGACCTCGTCGGACGGTACGGTGGTGAAGAATTTTTAATCATCTTACCAAGTACTTCGGCGAAAGAAGCGCAAAAAATCGCAGAACTAGCTCGGCTGACGGTCGCACGTAACCTGTTCCCGACAGCAGATGTACCTGATCTACAAATCACGATTTCGCTTGGAATCGCGCATTCTAGTGGTTCTCATACGTCACTTGAAGCATTACAACAGGCAGATAAAGCGTTGTATTACTCAAAAGAAAGCGGACGGAATCGGAGTACGATCTACACGAAAGAACTTGCATTCCGACAAGCTTAA
- a CDS encoding MarR family winged helix-turn-helix transcriptional regulator: MPQERDLLTYRLEEQMRVILRTLRRELNRLFEGTATRSEFFILRSLSENGPQRPTLLAEQFELATSQVTALTDKLYKQGYVTRTRSTEDRRSIVLALTEDGERAFRDLEIVRKNYLQDRFGTLTEEELETMVHVFNKILQTMDEDTLTSSS; this comes from the coding sequence ATGCCACAGGAACGTGATTTGCTAACTTATCGACTCGAGGAACAAATGCGTGTCATTCTTCGTACCCTGCGACGTGAACTTAACCGGCTATTTGAAGGAACGGCGACCCGGAGTGAGTTTTTCATCTTACGAAGCCTTTCAGAAAATGGTCCTCAACGCCCGACGCTTCTTGCGGAACAATTTGAGCTCGCGACGAGTCAAGTCACTGCTTTGACGGATAAGCTGTATAAACAAGGATATGTCACCCGAACACGTTCGACGGAAGATCGTCGTTCAATCGTCCTCGCTTTGACGGAGGACGGTGAACGTGCATTTCGGGATCTCGAAATCGTCCGGAAAAACTATTTACAAGATCGCTTCGGCACATTGACAGAAGAAGAGCTTGAAACGATGGTTCATGTTTTTAATAAAATTTTACAGACGATGGATGAGGATACACTTACTTCGTCTTCTTAA
- a CDS encoding amino acid permease, with product MNNLDVKQTTDSTAEGLKRGLQARHMSMIAIGGAIGTGLFIASGASVAAAGPGGALLSYAIVGLMVYFLMTSLGEMAAYMPVAGSFSTYGTKFVDPSFGFALGWNYWYNWAVTIAVELVAAQIVMTYWFPDVPGFYFSALFLLLMIGLNYFSVKGFGEAEYWFAMIKVVTVIVFLVVGVAMIFGVFTSEPPVGFKNFALGDAPFVGGIPAVIGIILVAGFSFQGTELVGIAAGESEDPKKNVPKAVKQVFWRILLFYVFAIFVIGMLIPYTSPNLVSNDITDVAVSPFTLVFEKAGLAFSAALMNAVILTSVLSAGNSGMYASTRMLYTLARQGDAPKLFAKVSKNGVPRNALLATGAVGALCFLTSMFGGQVYLWLLNASGMTGFIAWLGIAISHYRFRKGFVAQGHSLKDLPYVAPAFPFGPLFAFGLCFLVIVGQNYAAFLADQIDWVGIAATYVGIPLFLAFWLGHKFKNRTSIVRYDEMDFPEHPRQS from the coding sequence ATGAACAATCTAGATGTGAAACAAACAACAGATTCGACAGCAGAAGGATTAAAACGTGGATTACAAGCCCGTCATATGTCAATGATCGCCATCGGTGGAGCGATCGGAACAGGACTCTTCATTGCGTCCGGTGCTTCCGTCGCAGCAGCAGGACCAGGTGGTGCGCTCCTATCGTATGCAATCGTTGGTCTGATGGTCTACTTCCTAATGACAAGTCTTGGTGAAATGGCAGCGTACATGCCGGTCGCTGGATCCTTCTCGACATATGGAACGAAATTCGTCGATCCATCATTCGGCTTTGCACTCGGCTGGAACTACTGGTACAACTGGGCAGTCACGATCGCAGTCGAGCTCGTCGCAGCACAAATCGTCATGACGTATTGGTTCCCGGATGTTCCTGGATTTTATTTCAGTGCCTTGTTCCTCTTACTCATGATTGGCTTGAACTACTTCTCCGTTAAAGGATTCGGGGAAGCGGAGTATTGGTTCGCGATGATTAAAGTCGTTACCGTCATCGTCTTCTTAGTCGTCGGTGTTGCGATGATTTTCGGTGTCTTTACATCGGAGCCACCGGTTGGCTTTAAAAACTTTGCTCTTGGCGATGCACCGTTCGTCGGTGGGATTCCTGCCGTCATCGGAATCATTCTTGTTGCTGGATTCAGTTTCCAAGGAACGGAGCTCGTCGGGATTGCCGCGGGTGAGTCAGAAGACCCGAAAAAGAACGTTCCTAAAGCAGTCAAACAAGTTTTCTGGCGTATCTTACTTTTCTACGTCTTCGCGATTTTCGTCATCGGAATGCTCATTCCGTATACGAGTCCGAACTTGGTTTCGAATGACATTACGGACGTAGCGGTTAGTCCGTTTACGCTCGTCTTTGAAAAAGCAGGTCTTGCGTTCTCAGCAGCACTCATGAACGCTGTCATCTTGACGTCTGTTCTATCTGCCGGAAACTCAGGCATGTATGCTTCGACACGGATGCTGTATACACTTGCGCGCCAAGGCGATGCACCGAAGTTATTCGCGAAAGTCTCGAAAAACGGTGTACCCCGTAACGCCTTGCTTGCAACAGGTGCAGTCGGTGCGCTCTGTTTCTTGACGTCGATGTTTGGTGGACAAGTCTACCTGTGGTTACTCAATGCTTCCGGGATGACAGGATTCATCGCATGGCTCGGGATTGCGATCAGTCACTATCGCTTCCGTAAAGGATTCGTTGCACAAGGTCACTCGTTGAAAGACTTACCATATGTTGCACCAGCGTTCCCGTTCGGTCCGCTGTTCGCATTCGGTCTTTGTTTCCTTGTCATCGTTGGTCAAAACTATGCCGCATTCCTCGCTGATCAAATCGATTGGGTCGGGATTGCTGCGACGTACGTCGGTATTCCATTGTTCCTTGCCTTCTGGTTAGGACATAAATTCAAAAACCGGACGTCGATCGTTCGTTATGACGAGATGGACTTCCCAGAACATCCGCGTCAATCGTAA
- a CDS encoding solute:sodium symporter family transporter, which translates to MTTSELFFTLGSAAFFMLLVAYISYRLTRGKTQGVDEYFLAGRGLSGVFIAGSLLLTNLSAEQLIGLNGQSFMGNMSSMAWEVTAGFAAIIMAIYLLPKFLGLGISTLPEYLSHRYDETVRRMTVLLFLLGYMCVTIPSMLYSGGIAVLQLFDVPELFGLSYTQSLWLVVWVVGIIGAIYAIFGGLRAVAVSDTLNGIGLVSVGFLVPVLGFIALGDGNLLQGMKTIATVQPEKLNAIGSSTDAVPFFSIFTGILFANLFYWSLNQYVIQRVLGAKDLKEGQKGVLMTGFLKLLVPIFMLIPGIIAYHLYGNTLTSGDLSYPRLITELLPVSLMGFFLAVLLGAVFSSFNSLLNSIATLFVLDIYQPVFAKEASDEHLIRVSKWFGTIVALISFVIAPFLMYAPDGLWSLIRQFTGFFNIPILVIVLMGIFMKRIPAIAAKIVIVFHVFAYYLFVFGFKQLFGWDHGISYIHGYGILLVIEVLFMVFMGYRYPAVQSRKVNRRQSVELTPWKFAIPVSILLCTSIIWTYVLFSKIGLASTAGVVSSWFWPVTLGLVIATIVLWRVSLNAWEVKYRTYLEEEYRQAE; encoded by the coding sequence ATGACTACATCTGAATTATTTTTCACATTAGGTTCTGCAGCGTTTTTCATGTTGCTCGTTGCCTACATATCCTATCGATTGACGCGTGGGAAAACACAAGGCGTCGATGAATACTTCTTAGCGGGGCGAGGTCTAAGTGGCGTTTTCATTGCCGGATCATTACTACTGACGAATTTGTCGGCAGAACAGTTGATTGGACTCAATGGACAATCCTTCATGGGGAATATGTCGAGTATGGCATGGGAAGTTACGGCGGGATTTGCTGCAATCATCATGGCCATCTATCTGCTCCCGAAATTTCTCGGGCTAGGTATCTCGACATTACCGGAATACTTAAGTCACCGGTATGATGAGACGGTTCGCCGGATGACAGTCTTACTCTTTTTACTTGGATATATGTGTGTCACGATTCCTTCGATGCTTTATTCGGGTGGAATTGCTGTCTTGCAGCTGTTCGATGTTCCGGAATTATTTGGTCTCAGTTATACGCAATCCCTTTGGTTAGTCGTCTGGGTCGTTGGAATCATCGGAGCGATTTATGCAATTTTTGGAGGACTACGTGCGGTGGCTGTCTCCGATACCTTGAACGGGATTGGGCTTGTCTCCGTTGGATTCCTAGTTCCGGTGCTTGGCTTTATCGCGCTGGGTGACGGGAATTTGCTTCAAGGAATGAAGACGATTGCGACTGTGCAACCGGAGAAGCTGAACGCAATCGGAAGCTCAACCGATGCCGTTCCGTTCTTTTCGATTTTCACGGGCATCCTATTTGCGAACTTATTTTATTGGTCACTCAATCAATATGTCATTCAACGTGTGCTCGGGGCAAAAGATTTGAAGGAAGGACAGAAGGGCGTCTTGATGACAGGCTTCTTGAAGTTATTAGTTCCGATCTTCATGCTGATTCCTGGGATCATTGCCTATCACTTATATGGGAACACACTAACGAGCGGTGATCTATCATATCCTCGACTCATTACGGAGTTGTTGCCGGTCTCGCTGATGGGATTTTTCTTGGCTGTCTTACTCGGAGCTGTCTTCAGTTCGTTTAACTCGTTGCTCAACAGTATTGCGACACTTTTCGTACTCGATATCTATCAGCCGGTGTTTGCGAAAGAGGCGAGTGATGAACATTTGATTCGCGTCAGTAAATGGTTTGGAACGATCGTTGCCTTAATTTCTTTCGTCATTGCGCCGTTCTTGATGTACGCGCCGGACGGCTTATGGAGTTTGATCCGGCAATTCACAGGATTTTTCAACATTCCAATTCTCGTCATCGTATTAATGGGGATTTTCATGAAACGAATTCCGGCGATTGCGGCGAAAATCGTCATTGTCTTTCACGTTTTCGCGTATTACTTATTCGTCTTCGGTTTCAAACAACTGTTTGGCTGGGATCATGGCATTAGCTATATTCATGGATACGGTATTCTACTCGTGATTGAAGTGCTATTCATGGTATTCATGGGGTATCGTTACCCAGCCGTCCAGTCAAGAAAGGTCAATCGACGACAGTCTGTCGAGCTCACTCCATGGAAGTTCGCGATTCCAGTATCGATCCTATTATGTACATCAATCATTTGGACGTACGTTCTGTTTTCAAAGATCGGACTGGCTTCGACAGCAGGTGTCGTGTCGAGTTGGTTCTGGCCGGTCACGTTAGGACTTGTCATTGCGACGATCGTATTATGGCGTGTGTCGCTAAACGCTTGGGAGGTGAAGTACCGGACCTATCTCGAAGAAGAGTACCGTCAAGCCGAATAA
- the msrA gene encoding peptide-methionine (S)-S-oxide reductase MsrA — MAKAIFAGGCFWCMVKPFHKYDGVEQVISGYTGGHTENPTYKEVCSETTGHLEAVEVTYDPSVITYEELLEIFWRQIDPTDGGGQFNDRGESYQPAIFYVDEAQREAAERSKAELDASGRFSRPVAVEIRPEKPFWPAEEYHQDYYKKNPFRYQMYSVGSGRAKFIKEAWKDHGKEKELKERLTPIQYKVTQENGTEPAFRNEYWDEERPGLYVDIVDGTPLFTSKDKFQSNCGWPSFAKPISEEKMEVELDTSHGMTRTEVRSANADSHLGHIFDDGPTELGGLRYCINSAALRFIPLEELDSAGYGEYKKHFE, encoded by the coding sequence ATGGCAAAAGCAATATTTGCAGGTGGTTGTTTCTGGTGCATGGTCAAGCCATTCCATAAATATGATGGTGTAGAGCAGGTCATTTCAGGATATACCGGTGGTCATACAGAGAACCCGACTTATAAAGAGGTCTGTTCGGAAACGACAGGTCATTTGGAGGCGGTTGAAGTCACGTACGATCCGTCCGTCATTACGTACGAAGAATTACTCGAGATCTTCTGGCGTCAAATCGACCCTACGGATGGCGGAGGTCAATTCAATGACCGTGGTGAATCATACCAACCGGCTATCTTTTATGTCGATGAAGCACAGCGTGAGGCAGCTGAACGTTCGAAAGCAGAGCTTGACGCATCAGGACGCTTCTCACGTCCGGTCGCGGTAGAGATTCGTCCAGAAAAGCCGTTTTGGCCAGCCGAGGAGTATCATCAAGATTATTATAAAAAAAATCCGTTCCGTTATCAGATGTATAGTGTCGGCTCAGGTCGCGCGAAATTCATCAAGGAAGCGTGGAAGGATCACGGTAAGGAAAAAGAACTGAAAGAACGTCTGACACCAATTCAGTATAAAGTCACACAAGAGAACGGGACAGAACCCGCTTTCCGTAACGAATACTGGGATGAAGAACGTCCAGGTCTTTATGTCGACATCGTCGATGGCACACCACTCTTCACATCGAAAGATAAGTTCCAGTCGAACTGTGGTTGGCCGAGCTTCGCTAAACCAATTTCAGAAGAGAAGATGGAAGTCGAACTCGACACGAGTCACGGGATGACGCGGACGGAAGTGCGTTCTGCGAATGCAGATAGTCATCTCGGTCATATCTTCGATGATGGTCCGACCGAACTTGGTGGTCTTCGCTATTGTATCAACTCAGCAGCGTTACGATTTATTCCGCTTGAAGAGCTTGATTCGGCAGGATATGGGGAATATAAAAAACATTTCGAGTAA
- a CDS encoding DUF2252 domain-containing protein, with protein MFRPVYEEIRQMTIAKVLDFYDHEIRQLNEQARQEKYDKMSLSPFRFFRGSSHLFYYDVTRIPLGFDTPRDKPTWIQGDLHFENFGVHGNAKGEIIYDINDFDEGYLGSYLYDLIRMAVSVRLFAEEAGYDPTPAIRNYVLEYLHDLKKYALGKDPSDVCFTRDNTKGPIKKLIKKAEKKREELMGERTELVDGVRRFCTLPDMAAVDDPTRIAIESAWSSYIETIDAEDRRDEAFYTIKDIVRKLDSGTASIGLERYYILIEGEGGEEDLILEMKQAQTSVPSLFLPVHRPEAETVHQGRRIITSQKAMQAHEDPYLGYLTIGKKEYYVRERSPYKKKLKAKHIKSQEDLENVLCIQGQITAKIHARADQDAGIKEKILTHHADVEIIQAIGVSDTAFLEQIERWSEAYVTRTKLDYQVFLEWVKTRKTN; from the coding sequence ATGTTTCGACCCGTATATGAAGAGATTCGACAAATGACGATTGCGAAGGTACTTGATTTTTACGATCATGAAATTCGTCAGCTCAATGAGCAAGCACGTCAGGAAAAGTACGACAAGATGAGTTTGAGTCCATTTCGCTTTTTCCGCGGGAGTTCACATCTGTTTTATTATGACGTGACGCGAATCCCTCTTGGTTTTGATACACCTCGTGATAAACCGACGTGGATTCAAGGCGATCTTCACTTTGAGAATTTTGGTGTTCATGGCAATGCGAAGGGAGAGATCATCTACGATATCAATGATTTTGATGAAGGGTACTTAGGATCTTATTTATATGATTTGATTCGCATGGCGGTCTCCGTCCGGTTGTTCGCTGAAGAGGCAGGATACGATCCGACTCCTGCGATTCGAAATTATGTCCTGGAATACTTACACGATTTAAAAAAGTACGCTCTCGGAAAAGATCCGAGTGATGTCTGTTTTACTCGGGATAATACGAAAGGACCAATCAAGAAGTTGATTAAAAAAGCAGAAAAGAAACGTGAAGAATTAATGGGAGAGCGGACGGAACTGGTGGATGGCGTGAGACGTTTTTGTACATTACCGGATATGGCAGCGGTAGATGATCCGACGCGAATAGCGATTGAGTCTGCTTGGTCCTCCTATATCGAGACGATTGACGCAGAGGATCGTCGTGACGAAGCGTTCTATACAATCAAGGATATCGTCCGGAAACTAGACAGTGGAACGGCATCGATTGGTCTTGAACGCTATTACATCTTGATTGAGGGGGAGGGAGGGGAAGAGGATTTGATTCTAGAGATGAAACAAGCTCAGACTTCTGTCCCTTCGTTGTTCCTTCCCGTCCATCGTCCAGAAGCAGAAACAGTTCATCAAGGACGCCGGATCATCACGTCCCAAAAAGCGATGCAGGCACATGAGGATCCATATCTTGGCTACCTGACGATTGGGAAAAAGGAATATTATGTACGTGAGCGCTCGCCATATAAGAAAAAACTAAAAGCAAAGCATATCAAAAGTCAGGAAGACCTTGAGAACGTATTGTGTATTCAAGGTCAAATCACCGCGAAAATCCATGCGCGGGCGGATCAGGACGCCGGGATTAAAGAAAAAATTTTGACACATCATGCGGATGTTGAAATCATCCAAGCCATTGGTGTTTCGGACACCGCTTTTTTAGAGCAAATCGAGCGTTGGTCAGAAGCCTACGTGACACGAACAAAGCTGGATTACCAAGTGTTTTTGGAGTGGGTGAAGACTCGAAAAACAAATTAA